The Klebsiella africana sequence CGCGTCAGGCAGATTACAGCCAACGTTTCGTGCGGTTTAAAAGGGCGACATTTGAATGTCATGTAGCAAAATGCGCCCTTGAATCGGTGGCCTGGTCTGGTTGTGGGGTTAACCAGGTCAGGAAAAGGATATTTTCAAAACACCTTCTTATACGGTTTAACAGAGACCTGGCGGTAAACCCCGGCGGCGATATACGGATCGTCATTGGCCCAGGCCTGAGCCGCCTCCAGTGATTCAAACTCAGCAATCACCGTTGAGCCACTGAATCCCGCTGCGCCCGGTTCGTTGCTGTCAACGGCCGGCATAGGCCCGGCGGTAAGCAGCCGACCTTCATCATGTAAGAGTTGTAATCGCGCAAGATGCGCGGGGCGAACCGACAGCCGCTTTTCCAGAGAATCGGCGATATCTTCAGCGTAGATAACGTAAAGCACGGCAAAGCTCCTTATCATTAAACAGGCGAATTACGTTAAGTGAAACGGCGATGGACTGCAATGCAAAGATGCACTCCGGCGTCGAATGCTCTGCCGACGCGGCTTTTTTCTGCAAACGGGGGCAAAAATTGACTCAGGTTAAGTCGCCTTATTGAATATGATTGCTATTTGCATTTAAAATCGGAGCATCATTTTTCAACAGAAACGACTATGAGCGCA is a genomic window containing:
- a CDS encoding YciI family protein, whose translation is MLYVIYAEDIADSLEKRLSVRPAHLARLQLLHDEGRLLTAGPMPAVDSNEPGAAGFSGSTVIAEFESLEAAQAWANDDPYIAAGVYRQVSVKPYKKVF